Proteins from one Gossypium raimondii isolate GPD5lz chromosome 8, ASM2569854v1, whole genome shotgun sequence genomic window:
- the LOC105792399 gene encoding ubiquitin-like protein 5: MIEVVLNDRLGKKVRVKCNEDDTIGDLKKLVAAQTGTRADKIRIQKWYTIYKDHITLKDYEIHDGMGLELYYN, translated from the coding sequence ATGATAGAGGTAGTGTTGAACGACAGGCTGGGGAAGAAGGTGAGGGTGAAGTGTAACGAGGACGACACCATCGGCGACCTCAAGAAACTGGTTGCTGCTCAGACTGGAACCCGTGCCGATAAGATTCGAATCCAGAAGTGGTACACCATCTACAAGGACCATATCACCCTCAAAGACTACGAGATTCACGATGGCATGGGCCTCGAGCTCTATTACAACTAA
- the LOC105792398 gene encoding LOW QUALITY PROTEIN: GATA transcription factor 11-like (The sequence of the model RefSeq protein was modified relative to this genomic sequence to represent the inferred CDS: deleted 1 base in 1 codon), with protein sequence MNNSWFNKCFDGFGVNDGLFDDVVKYLDFPLEDVEGTDDDGASGVKDFHLPLGDVEDKSYVGGGGDDGGEDWDCNFQNLEPPPANVLAGLSSGFCGDFFSDTLENKFPVSCDESSELNQLSGITKASSSRSTTTLNGESVDVKGSTWFQTSSPVSVLETSSACSSAKPAPINPKLSFLVKRDRSKRRRASTFNLQFTLPSISSTGSTSLVGSESESESHLTEKSAKKRQKKKNLTWLSGSCEIDKSSSEEAAVVRKCTHCEVTKTPQWREGPKGPKTLCNACGVRYRSGRLFPEYRPAASPTFVPSLHSNSHKKVIEMRKQAKLPKSVTPSTVLIPPEIEMRFK encoded by the exons ATGAATAATTCTTGGTTTAACAAATGCTTCGATGGGTTTGGGGTCAATGATGGTTTATTTGACGACGTAGTGAAGTATTTAGATTTCCCATTGGAAGATGTTGAAGGAACGGATGATGATGGTGCTAGTGGTGTAAAAGATTTTCATCTGCCTCTCGGTGATGTTGAAGATAAAAGTTATGTTGGTGGCGGCGGTGATGATGGTGGTGAAGATTGGGATTGTAACTTCCAAAACTTGGAGCCGCCGCCTGCTAATGTTTTGGCCGGCTTGTCATCTGGTTTTTGTGGCGATTTTTTCAGTGATACTTTGGAGAATAAGTTTCCAGTTTCT TGTGATGAGTCTTCAGAGCTAAACCAGTTGTCAGGCATTACCAAAGCATCCTCCAGCAGAAGCACTACTACCCTAAACGGAGAATCTGTGGATGTCAAAGGTTCAACCTGGTTCCAGACTTCTAGTCCAGTGTCTGTACTTGAAACCAGTAGCGCTTGCTCATCTGCAAAGCCGGCACCTATCAACCCTAAGCTAAGTTTCCTGGTGAAACGTGACCGAAGCAAGCGCAGGCGAGCATCTACCTTTAACCTGCAGTTCACATTGCCTTCCATATCCTCCACAGGATCTACTTCCTTGGTTGGTTCTGAATCAGAATCAGAAAGCCATTTAACAGAGAAATCTGCCAAAAAGAGACAGAAGAAAAAGAACCTGACATGGCTTTCAGGTTCCTGTGAGATCGACAAATCCTCCTCCGAAGAGGCTGCTGTTGTTAGGAAATGTACGCACTGTGAAGTTACAAAAACTCCACAATGGAGAGAAGGACCCAAGGGTCCAAAGACCCTTTGTAATGCATGTGGGGTTCGCTACAGGTCTGGCCGCCTCTTTCCAGAATACCGTCCTGCTGCAAGTCCTACATTTGTTCCATCATTGCACTCCAACTCTCACAAGAAGGTGATAGAGATGAGGAAACAA GCCAAGCTGCCGAAGTCGGTAACACCATCTACGGTGTTAATTCCACCAGAAATAGAAATGCGATTTAAATAG